The Geotalea uraniireducens Rf4 genome window below encodes:
- the tyrS gene encoding tyrosine--tRNA ligase → MTVAEQLEIIKRGAMEILLEKELIEKLEKSLKTGVPLKIKAGFDPTAPDLHFGHTVLLHKMRQFQQLGHEIYFLIGDFTGMIGDPTGKSETRKVLTREDVLKNAETYKEQVFKILDPEKTKVVFNSEWLGKLTASDMIGLASKYTVARMLEREDFSNRFSNQLPISIHEFMYPLVQGYDSVALKADVELGGTDQKFNLLVGRELQREWGQPPQTVITMPLLEGLDGVNKMSKSLGNYIGINEPADEIFGKIMSISDELMFRYYELLSDMSLAELEQLKGDLKNGAAHPMEVKKRLGREMVSRYHGNKAADEAEANFVKRFRDNQMPDEMISITLSAAGEKILLGKVLAGAGLVKSNSEGRRAIQQGGVKVNGEKITDDNLELVCMGEYVLQVGKRRFAKVLFG, encoded by the coding sequence ATGACTGTAGCAGAGCAGCTGGAGATAATAAAACGCGGTGCGATGGAGATCCTGCTGGAAAAGGAACTCATTGAGAAACTTGAGAAATCGCTCAAGACCGGTGTGCCGCTGAAGATAAAAGCCGGATTTGACCCTACCGCCCCTGATCTGCACTTTGGTCACACCGTGCTGCTCCATAAGATGCGCCAGTTCCAGCAGCTGGGTCATGAAATATACTTTTTGATCGGCGACTTTACCGGCATGATCGGTGATCCGACCGGCAAGTCCGAGACACGTAAGGTATTGACCAGGGAAGATGTCCTGAAGAATGCTGAAACCTACAAAGAGCAGGTCTTCAAGATCCTTGATCCGGAGAAAACGAAGGTGGTCTTTAACTCGGAATGGCTCGGCAAGCTGACCGCCTCGGACATGATCGGTCTCGCTTCAAAATATACCGTTGCCCGGATGCTGGAGCGGGAGGATTTCAGCAATCGTTTTTCCAATCAGTTGCCCATCAGCATTCACGAGTTTATGTATCCGCTTGTTCAGGGCTACGATTCCGTGGCGCTCAAGGCTGACGTGGAATTGGGCGGCACCGACCAGAAATTTAATCTGCTCGTCGGGCGAGAATTGCAGCGGGAATGGGGACAACCGCCCCAGACCGTCATTACCATGCCGCTTCTTGAAGGACTTGACGGGGTCAACAAGATGTCCAAGTCCCTTGGCAACTACATCGGGATCAACGAACCGGCCGACGAGATATTCGGCAAGATCATGTCAATCTCCGATGAACTGATGTTCCGCTATTACGAACTGTTGAGCGATATGTCTCTTGCCGAACTGGAGCAGTTGAAGGGCGACCTCAAGAACGGCGCCGCCCATCCGATGGAAGTCAAAAAACGGCTCGGCCGCGAGATGGTGTCGAGATATCATGGCAATAAAGCAGCTGATGAGGCGGAGGCGAACTTTGTCAAACGGTTCAGAGACAACCAGATGCCGGACGAGATGATCTCTATAACGTTATCCGCGGCAGGCGAGAAGATTCTGCTCGGCAAGGTCCTGGCAGGAGCCGGTCTGGTGAAATCCAACAGCGAAGGCCGCCGCGCCATCCAACAGGGTGGGGTGAAGGTCAATGGGGAGAAAATTACCGATGATAATCTTGAGCTTGTTTGCATGGGCGAATATGTCCTCCAGGTGGGCAAACGACGCTTTGCCAAGGTTCTCTTTGGTTAA